One region of Armigeres subalbatus isolate Guangzhou_Male chromosome 3, GZ_Asu_2, whole genome shotgun sequence genomic DNA includes:
- the LOC134228073 gene encoding protein Cep89 homolog: MMSSKLPIRKNVEPLFRIVSDLDKPSIVSSSPIATVKADNATDHFRFRRKAHKSRIPGPARTYVGKIVSRSKSADDLLAGNDRSYKEAKDPGDRLERVVRAKDHQISKLVEKITTLFECNSQFAVEHEKLQKEYKQLEQNLKALESAQPKSCETCGQFESEREMLSKDNGDLKNDIKMMKILVYRLNVQVERYQDVIREGSKVTASGGVPKIDFVDSSYGGAKDNLNWGPVNSHTLGPLLNAYEETIAEKNDLVQQYEQEFIGFTGKLKQVLEENEKLHKDAEEIKSTQSNWLAERTRLHAQIDVFKSKAEIQGKRADLAKEKLVEVLKCYEQKIQAQCLDIERLQEAYSRSKGEVTSLRNLNQKPEVVVEGLKECHKLFEEMKIQHDSEKSRFSDEVDSLKAAILTKNEELSKLQLQSTEQEKVFDRQREINEALMEKNAALKQSLHHCRQSKEALKARLKNVVTWGKGVEQRRDQLSDAWRHTKALEDKIRHRDEQLHSLHVQYGAQVEQLQRRLKQREDSLRRILEEKAQYRQV; this comes from the exons ATGATGTCCTCCAAACTGCCTATTCGTAAAAATGTTGAACCATTATTCAGAATCGTCTCAGATTTGGACAAACCGTCCATCGTTTCCTCATCTCCAATTGCAACCGTCAAGGCCGATAACGCGACAGATCACTTTCGCTTCCGCCGAAAAGCACACAAATCTCGGATTCCTGGACCAGCTCGCACTTATGTCGGAAAGATTGTTAGCCGAAGTAAAAGTGCCGACGATTTGTTGGCAGGTAACGATCGAAGCTACAAAGAAGCGAAAGACCCTGGGGATCGACTAGAAAGAGTTGTTCGAGCAAAGGATCACCAGATTTCGAAACTGGTCGAGAAAATAACTACGTTGTTCGAGTGTAACAGCCAATTCGCGGTAGAACATGAAAaacttcagaaagaatataagcAGCTTGAGCAAAATCTTAAGGCCCTGGAATCGGCACAACCGAAAAGTTGCGAAACATGTGGTCAATTTGAGTCCGAACGTGAAATGCTGTCAAAAGATAACGGGGATTTGAAGAACGACATCAAGATGATGAAAATCCTGGTTTACCGATTGAACGTTCAGGTTGAGCGATACCAAGATGTGATCCGGGAAGGAAGTAAAGTCACCGCATCTGGCGGTGTTCCAAAGATAGACTTCGTTGACAGTTCGTACGGTGGAGCAAAGGACAATCTCAACTGGGGCCCAGTAAATTCGCACACGTTGGGGCCACTTTTGAATGCGTATGAGGAAACGATAGCGGAAAAGAACGATTTGGTGCAACAATACGAGCAGGAGTTTATTGGGTTTACTGGAAAACTCAAGCAAGTGCTAGAGGAAAACGAAAAGCTTCACAAGGATGCTGAGGAGATCAAAAGCACACAAAGCAATTGGTTGGCAGAACGCACGCGACTCCATGCTCAAATCGATGTGTTCAAAAGCAAAGCTGAAATCCAAGGGAAACGAGCGGATTTGGCGAAGGAGAAACTGGTGGAGGTATTGAAATGTTACGAACAAAAAA TTCAAGCCCAATGCCTCGATATCGAACGTCTTCAAGAAGCATATTCTCGTTCTAAAGGTGAAGTGACATCGCTTAGAAATCTCAATCAGAAACCGGAAGTAGTGGTCGAAGGTTTAAAGGAATGTCATAA ATTATTTGAGGAGATGAAAATCCAACATGACTCGGAAAAGTCACGATTCTCTGATGAGGTTGATTCTTTAAAAGCAGCTATTCTCACAAAGAATGAAGAACTTTCCAAACTACAGCTCCAATCCACCGAGCAAGAGAAGGTGTTCGATCGACAAAGAGAAATCAATGA AGCCCTAATGGAGAAGAACGCCGCGCTCAAACAATCGCTCCACCACTGTAGACAATCGAAGGAAGCCCTCAAGGCGAGACTGAAAAACGTGGTCACCTGGGGCAAGGGAGTAGAGCAACGGCGTGATCAACTGAGTGATGCCTGGCGCCACACCAAAGCGTTGGAAGACAAAATTCGCCATAGGGATGAGCAGCTGCATTCCTTGCATGTGCAGTATGGCGCCCAAGTGGAACAGCTGCAGCGCAGGTTGAAGCAACGAGAGGACAGTCTGCGTAGAATACTGGAGGAAAAGGCACAATACAGGCAGGTTTAG